From one Triticum urartu cultivar G1812 chromosome 3, Tu2.1, whole genome shotgun sequence genomic stretch:
- the LOC125542245 gene encoding disease resistance protein Pik-2-like, which produces MGDPMVSSSTGAMNSLLDKLGVLENQYPDLAEGVRESLMSLSDVLHSFARQRMRNSLINEWMLQVREVVYDMEDWIDGDPSKAKLDDVEEQIEEFKGQIQGARDRCTRYGLLSSTTPSTSTTCPLQDDAETRESVAMDPKLLHGEAPCRLVGRDEPRNVLVNHLMVQEERRKVVCIVGTGGIGKSTLATGIYRQLQGQFSCGAFVHLGRNPSVKTTLISILKQVMPDWHCEEYLWNGYNSEDMEAWDEKKVINKLWAFLKTKSYFVVLVDMRSIWTWKKISCALPNKDKFADRILITTCTTDVAESCCIHPSDFVHPMERLSEKDSKTLFHSKVPVSEQHRLLEVSDDMLEMCGGGVPLAITITAALLSRKSACLPPDQCHSTPQWMRKVLEISYDDLPLPLKSCFLYLSAFPGNRTIKKDHLIRRWEAEGLIAKRDGESLWETGESYFNELINRRLIQPAFDDDNDEPTGCTVHGVVLDFMESLSAEENFTTEGGKLKCGLFPYERVRRICLDCGQEDEGDALFSSKYYCSLEQKSREEDSTSEESSVCDQDKAISLHLSQVRSLTFCGDVGRIPDLLDHFKLVRVLDLSDVKRLQNKQLGSIGSLSLLRYLALGGADVTELPQQIMELDHLSTLDLRQTEVNELPEFKGTGKLVCLLANGLTIRGQGGGMGEMENLEELSTVCLGGDGSLADNVAGLVSKLMRLRMLGVRFRITYNSTAKEAERQGIKHLVEEVGKSNLQFLFLDEYPHRLLDLLVDCWSHVRPRYLRKFELRLDWLLCPLKVPQDISFLVDLTHLHIGVSIVDAEGVSALGGLPKLVLLKLHSLRPQHVYGLTGEPQSPARLSVSSKDGFQRLKVFWYVCEHGAWTGLQFEEGSMPHLRRLLIDFQSSEDTDHFVLGIQHFSCLVQVRATIYCEPTSTTVSAAETHIRDQVSQNPNNPLLEFNRKRRGRLVRRLGPLSNVKEQPSAVIKIRSLDDWTMMIEQDNKLLVIEFTASWCGASSIIAPFFAHLANRFPDAIFLEVDIDDMKYIAEAYEVDGAPMFLFMNKREVKDTLRGAHKEELLEKIQLQMALLVDK; this is translated from the exons ATGGGTGATCCCATGGTGAGCTCTTCCACGGGAGCGATGAACTCCCTCCTCGATAAGCTGGGAGTACTGGAGAACCAGTATCCTGACCTCGCTGAAGGCGTGCGAGAGAGCTTAATGAGCCTAAGCGATGTCTTGCACAGCTTTGCTAGGCAGAGGATGAGGAACTCCCTCATCAACGAGTGGATGCTGCAAGTCCGGGAGGTGGTCTACGACATGGAGGACTGGATCGACGGCGATCCCTCCAAGGCCAAGCTGGACGATGTGGAGGAACAAATCGAAGAATTCAAGGGCCAGATCCAAGGTGCACGGGACCGCTGCACAAGGTACGGCCTTCTCAGCAGCACAACgcctagtactagtactacttgtCCACTACAAGATGATGCTGAAACCAGAGAATCAGTTGCCATGGATCCTAAACTGCTCCATGGGGAGGCGCCTTGCCGCCTTGTGGGCAGGGATGAACCAAGGAATGTTCTTGTTAACCACCTGATGGTCCAAGAAGAGCGGCGTAAGGTGGTGTGCATCGTGGGAACCGGAGGAATTGGCAAGTCAACTCTTGCCACGGGAATATACCGACAACTCCAAGGGCAGTTCAGCTGCGGGGCTTTCGTGCATCTCGGCCGGAACCCGTCCGTGAAGACGACCCTGATCAGTATACTCAAGCAAGTAATGCCGGATTGGCACTGCGAAGAGTATTTATGGAACGGCTACAACTCTGAGGACATGGAAGCATGGGACGAGAAGAAGGTCATCAATAAACTCTGGGCATTCTTAAAAACAAAGAG TTATTTTGTTGTGCTCGTGGACATGCGGAGCATATGGACTTGGAAGAAGATCAGTTGTGCTTTGCCTAATAAAGACAAGTTTGCTGATAGGATATTGATTACAACTTGTACCACGGATGTAGCAGAATCATGTTGCATACATCCCAGTGATTTTGTTCATCCGATGGAGCGCCTTAGCGAGAAAGATTCCAAAACATTATTTCATAGTAAAGTACCTGTTTCAGAACAACATAGGCTGCTTGAAGTTTCTGATGACATGTTGGAAATGTGTGGTGGCGGCGTGCCATTGGCCATAACTATTACAGCTGCATTACTATCTAGGAAATCTGCATGCTTGCCACCTGACCAATGTCATTCCACACCACAATGGATGAGAAAGGTACTGGAGATCAGCTATGATGATCTACCACTTCCTTTGAAGTCTTGTTTTCTGTACTTGAGTGCTTTTCCTGGAAATCGTAccatcaagaaagatcatttGATAAGAAGATGGGAAGCTGAAGGATTAATTGCTAAAAGAGATGGAGAAAGCTTGTGGGAAACAGGGGAAAGCTACTTCAATGAGCTTATCAATAGGAGACTGATTCAACCGGCATTTGATGATGATAATGATGAGCCGACGGGTTGTACTGTTCATGGTGTTGTTCTTGATTTCATGGAATCCTTGTCAGCCGAAGAAAACTTTACTACTGAAGGTGGAAAGTTGAAGTGTGGACTATTTCCTTATGAAAGGGTCCGGCGAATCTGCCTTGACTGCGGCCAAGAAGACGAAGGTGACGCCTTGTTTAGCAGTAAATATTATTGTTCTTTGGAACAAAAGAGTCGGGAGGAGGACTCAACCAGTGAAGAAAGCTCAGTTTGTGACCAAGACAAAGCAATTTCTTTGCACCTATCTCAGGTGAGATCCCTTACATTTTGTGGGGATGTTGGAAGGATCCCTGATCTTTTAGATCACTTCAAACTTGTACGGGTGCTAGATCTCAGTGATGTCAAGCGCTTGCAAAACAAACAACTGGGAAGCATTGGAAGTTTGTCTCTGCTGAGGTACTTGGCACTTGGCGGGGCCGATGTCACAGAGCTGCCTCAACAAATTATGGAACTTGACCACCTGTCTACCTTAGATTTAAGGCAGACTGAGGTAAATGAATTACCAGAATTTAAGGGCACGGGCAAGTTGGTGTGTTTGCTTGCAAATGGTCTCACAATACGGGGACAGGGAGGAGGAATGGGGGAAATGGAAAATTTGGAGGAACTATCAACGGTCTGTCTGGGTGGTGATGGCTCACTTGCTGACAATGTGGCAGGGCTTGTTAGCAAGTTGATGCGGCTGCGGATGCTTGGGGTGAGATTTAGGATTACGTATAATAGTACTGCAAAAGAAGCGGAACGGCAGGGCATCAAGCATTTGGTGGAGGAGGTGGGGAAATCAAACTTGCAGTTCCTTTTTCTTGATGAATACCCTCATCGTCTGCTCGACTTACTTGTTGACTGCTGGAGCCATGTAAGGCCACGTTACCTGCGGAAATTTGAGCTAAGATTGGACTGGCTATTGTGCCCCCTAAAAGTCCCACAGGACATCTCTTTCCTTGTTGACCTCACTCACTTGCATATCGGAGTTTCAATAGTAGATGCAGAAGGTGTCAGCGCCCTCGGGGGGCTGCCAAAGTTAGTCCTCCTAAAATTGCATTCACTGCGGCCACAACATGTATATGGCCTCACCGGTGAACCACAAAG CCCAGCAAGGTTGTCCGTGAGCAGCAAGGATGGCTTTCAGCGCCTCAAGGTGTTCTGGTACGTCTGCGAGCATGGCGCTTGGACGGGGCTGCAGTTTGAAGAAGGCTCCATGCCGCACCTCCGAAGGCTTCTCATTGACTTCCAGTCATCGGAGGATACAGATCACTTTGTGCTTGGTATCCAGCATTTCTCTTGTCTCGTGCAGGTCCGTGCCACCATCTACTGTGAGCCTACTTCAACAACAGTTTCTGCCGCGGAGACCCACATCAGAGACCAAGTGTCTCAGAACCCCAACAATCCCCTACTGGAATTCAACAGAAAACGTCGAGGCCGTTTGGTGAGGCGTCTAGGGCCGCTCTCTAATGTGAAGGAGCAGCCATCGGCGGTGATTAAGATCCGCAGCCTGGATGACTGGACCATGATGATCGAGCAGGACAACAAGCTGCTCGTGATTGAGTTCACCGCGAGCTGGTGCGGGGCATCCAGCATCATAGCTCCCTTTTTTGCTCATCTCGCCAACAGGTTTCCAGATGCCATTTTTCTCGAggttgatattgatgatatgaagTATATTGCCGAGGCATACGAAGTTGATGGTGCGCCGATGTTCCTGTTCATGAACAAGCGAGAGGTTAAGGACACGCTTCGTGGCGCACACAAGGAAGAGCTGCTTGAGAAGATTCAGCTGCAGATGGCCCTGCTTGTGGACAAATGA